The Methanosarcina acetivorans C2A genome includes the window TTTGATATTTTATTAAAACTTTCCAGGTCCTATCAATTACTAAGAATGATATTGTGAAGGCTGATCCTGATACCTGGCAAAGAAAAACAAATGCGTCTCCTTTGTCATGTATGCTCAGTAACTTCCTATGTATTTTTATGCTAATATCTATGTTAATATCTATGTTTTTCAATTTCCCTTTCTTTCGTCCTCGGAGACTACGATATATTCAGGAATGAGTCTGGTGTTGCTGCCGTTTTCATTCGTTACTGTGAGACTTACATCATACTTTCCCGGTTCAGTGAATGTGTGAGTTGCATTCAGAGCATGTTTTGAATTAATACCGTCTCCGAAATCCCAGAACCAGTAAATCGGTGCACCCGTACTGCTGTCAGTAAATAATACTTTTAAAGGTGCATTTCCTGATGTTATATTCGCAAAAAAGTCAGCAACAGGTGTTTTTAGCGATGGATCAGCTTCAGAGAGAGTACACATATAAATATCCGCATTTTTTATGTCGGGAAAAACATCAACACTATATTCATTACGCCAATCCGTCCAGACTATCCTGTCCCCATAGATCGCAGGGTCTGACTGCTCTGATTTGTTTGTGGTGATCTGAGTTTCCGCGTTAGTAGATAGATCGTACATGTAGATATCGGCATTTCTGTTACGATCATCTACCCACACCATCCTGTCTCCATAAATAGCAAAATCCTCCAGAAAGCCGTTGTTGATAGTGATTTGAGTTTCCTTAGTAGTGGAGAGGTTATACATATAGATCTCCCCTTTCCCATTGCGATTATCCTTCCAAACTATATTGTCTCCGTAGACAGCGGGATAATACTGATTCGAATTATTGGTGGTTATCCGAGTTTCCGTAGAAGTCGAGATATTATACATGTAGATATCCGTGGGATTATAACTGCCCTTTCCATTGCGAGAGTCCTGCCACACTATTCTGTCCCCATAAATAGAAGGATTATCCTGATGCGATTCGTTTGTGGTTATCCGGGTTTCTTTTGATGCGGAAAGATCATACATGTAAATATCTCCGTTTCCATTGCGGGTATCTGTCCAGACTATCCTATCTCCGTAAATATCAGGATAGAAAGCTTTTCCGCTGTTAGTAATCTGAATTTCTTTTGAAGTGGAAAGATCATACATGTGGATATCGGATCTGTCCAGTACACTGGGACTGCTGGTACTGCGATATTCCTGCCAGACTATCCTGTCCCCATAGATTGCAGGCACCGTATTGAGGTTATAGTGTGAATTATCGGTTGTAATCTGAGTTTCTCTGGATGTGGAGAGATCGTACACGTAGATATTGTAGCGCCCTCTCCCGGTTCGATCATCGAAAAATACTATCTTATCCCTGTAAATAGCAGGCATCGTCTGATTTGATTTATTTGTGGTGATTTGAGCCTCCTTGAGAGTGTATTGAGGTCTATCGGACGCTACTATTGGATATAATCTCGAGAAAGTACCGTTTGCATTGTTTACTGTCAAATTGACAGTATAGGCACCGGACACCGGGTATACATAAACTGCTGTTTTATCTGTCGAGTCAGTGATTCCGTCATTATCTAAATCCCATGTCCTGAATGTTGCATTTTGCGAAAAATCTGTAAACAGGACGGAAAGAGGCACATAACCACCGGTTACGTTGGTACTGAAGTCTGCAACGGGAAATACTGGCTGATCCTGTCCAGATATGGAGACGAGAGGAAGATAATCAACATCATACGCACTGGCCGTGTAGGTCGAGTCCCCAATCCCATCTTTATTCCGGTCGTTGCAGTTTTGGGAAAAACCGGTCCCGTCAGGTTTTGCCCAGTAATTGCCACCAAGGAAGGGTCCACCTACAATGTTAGTGCCTGAGGTTTTTGTGGTATCCAGGACGATAGAATTTTTTCCAGTTTTAATGTTTGTTGCCTTTGCAGTATAATAGTTGCCTGTATAGTTGCCGGTGTCGTTAAAGAAGTTGATAGTATTATTGAATATATTGTTGTAGAACCAATTAGTTCCATTATATGGAAGAGGCTCGTAGCTAACCTGTTTTATATATACTCCATATTGCCTGTTTAGCTCTATCCTGTTGCCGGTAACCAGATTACTCGAAGAGTCGCCTTCTAATGATATTCCTATATTGTTGTTTGAAATGGTGTTGTTTAAAAGTGAATTTGATCCTGCCTGATCTATGGTTGAGCCGCTTAACAGTATCCCAATATTGTTTTTTGAAATAGTATTATTTAGAAATGAGTTGCCTCCGGAGTCTCCGGCATAAATTCCCCGTTCATTGGACGTCAGGGTATTATTGTAAATGGTGTTAGATCCCGAGAGCCAGACCAGAAAAATACCATTAGTA containing:
- a CDS encoding NosD domain-containing protein — encoded protein: MWANKSTIFLVFAIFLMVASCSSASAREITVGNNGSGADFKSIQEAVNNSFSGDIILVCPGFYNESVDIGIQNISVLSKSENPEDTTVRTFKLSVNNITVKGFSIQENLVLQGCKGELWYAKIENCTVKNNILESGIWADECYNSIIEKNVILNSGIYISGPEADSNFTISDNLIVNGGIGVHHGSYNCVLLNNTLLNGSIGVTEGPGCEILGNYISNGMDNGYGILFSESSSNKVENNTIVNCTNGIFLVWLSGSNTIYNNTLTSNERGIYAGDSGGNSFLNNTISKNNIGILLSGSTIDQAGSNSLLNNTISNNNIGISLEGDSSSNLVTGNRIELNRQYGVYIKQVSYEPLPYNGTNWFYNNIFNNTINFFNDTGNYTGNYYTAKATNIKTGKNSIVLDTTKTSGTNIVGGPFLGGNYWAKPDGTGFSQNCNDRNKDGIGDSTYTASAYDVDYLPLVSISGQDQPVFPVADFSTNVTGGYVPLSVLFTDFSQNATFRTWDLDNDGITDSTDKTAVYVYPVSGAYTVNLTVNNANGTFSRLYPIVASDRPQYTLKEAQITTNKSNQTMPAIYRDKIVFFDDRTGRGRYNIYVYDLSTSRETQITTDNSHYNLNTVPAIYGDRIVWQEYRSTSSPSVLDRSDIHMYDLSTSKEIQITNSGKAFYPDIYGDRIVWTDTRNGNGDIYMYDLSASKETRITTNESHQDNPSIYGDRIVWQDSRNGKGSYNPTDIYMYNISTSTETRITTNNSNQYYPAVYGDNIVWKDNRNGKGEIYMYNLSTTKETQITINNGFLEDFAIYGDRMVWVDDRNRNADIYMYDLSTNAETQITTNKSEQSDPAIYGDRIVWTDWRNEYSVDVFPDIKNADIYMCTLSEADPSLKTPVADFFANITSGNAPLKVLFTDSSTGAPIYWFWDFGDGINSKHALNATHTFTEPGKYDVSLTVTNENGSNTRLIPEYIVVSEDERKGN